Genomic DNA from Desulfuromonas versatilis:
TTGTGAATGGGGGCAGTCAGGATAATCGAGGGAGCACGGTCTTCTCGGCTGGAGAAATAAGGTTCGGAAATAACTGGCAGGCCGCTGGTGACCGTCTCACGGAAGTATTCGCGAAAAGCGAAGTTTTTCCCGCGCTGATCCGGGGCGAATGGCGTCGCAGCAACCAGGTCCCCTTCGGGAGAGAACAGACAAAGCCCCCGGTCGAATAGCTCCCGCAGCCCGTAGAGGTCGTCGAGGAACTCCTGCACCCCCTCGGGGTCGCTGCCATCATGCTGAAAATGAGGGGCAGCCGCCACCAAGGCGGCCTGGGCCAACTCGAGTTTTTCGTCGATACTTTCGGCCAGGGCGCTGACCAGGGAAAACTGCTGGTGATAGAGGTTCTGTTGCAGTTGCCGTTCGAAATTGTGGAACAGGAAGCTGGCGATGATTCCCGTCAAGGCGAGCACCAGCCCCGATGCCAGCAGGGCGATCTTGATCTTCAGACTGATGTCCGCCCAAAGCCGCTGCAGCTTTGCCGCAAGTTCATTCATGGCCAATTTTTTCATAGGGTTTGAGGTGTTTTGCTGGCCAAAAAACTGAAAAGCGCCCATCTCCGGGTCAAAGAGATGGACGCTTGATGCCCGGCTTTGCGCGCAGGCAGCGTATCCCCATTCTTCGGCAACCCGGCTGTCCATGCGCCGTTGGTGCGGTGGCTCAGGACCCGTGGCTTTGCGTCGCCAGATCTCTCTGGGTTTGCGATTATCGGCAACAGGGCGAGTTCGGTGATTGGGCTGACCGAACAGGCGTGTCAATAAAGTGACCGTATGGCCTTTTCTATGTGTCTATCTTTCAGAAAACATGCCATTTGTGATGGTTGGCCGGTCAATTTTCAGTGTTCGCTGCATCTTTTCCGTTGATGCCGGAGCCGAGTATCCTGTTGACCAGGGAAATCAGCTTTTCTGGGCTGAAGGGCTTCTGGATGAAAAACTGCTCCCCGTTGCTCCGGGGAAGATTCTCCCCGTGAAACTCCCCATAGCCGGACATGAAGAGCACCTTCAGCCCCGGATCCCGTTCCTTCAACCGGGCCGCCAGCTGGGCGCCGCTCATGGTGGGCATGACCATGTCGGTGATCAGCAGGTCCACCCGCCTCGGCTGAAAAATTTTCAAAGCCTGATCCGGGGTGTCGGCCTTTTGCACCGCGAACCCGTACTCCTCGAGCATCCTCGAAACGATGTTGAGCACCTCCACTTCATCTTCCACCACCAGGATGTTCTTTCGGGACCCGGGGGGCTCGGGGGCGGGGTCGTCCCGCTGGAGCGTCTCCGGGGACTCGGTCCGGGGCAGAAACACCTTGAAGGTGGACCCTTGCCCCGGGGCACTTTCCACCAGGATGTAGCCGCCGCTTTGCTTGAGGATGCCGTAGACCGTGGCCAATCCCAGGCCGGTGCCTCGTCCCTGCTCCTTGGTGGTGTAAAAGGGTTCGAAGATGTGGCACTGCTCTTCCTCGGACATGCCTTTGCCGGTGTCGCCCACGGCAATCATGACGTAGCTTCCGGGGCTCAGGCCGGGATGCCGGGCCGCGCAGGATTCATCGAACTCTTTGTTCAGGGTTTTGACAGTGATTTTCCCCAGGTCCTCGATGGCATCCCGGGCATTGACCACCAGGTTGATCAGGATCTGCTCGATCTGGCCCGGGTCGGCCTTGATGCAGCCGGTCTGCTCGGGCAGCGACCAGATCAGTTCGATGTCTTCGCGGATCAGCCGCTGGAGGATCTTTTCCAGACCCCGGATGAGGTTGTTGACATCGATCACCTGGGGCTCGAGGACCTGGCGCCGGCTGAAGGCGAGCAGCTGCCGGGTCAGGTCCGCGGCGCGCTGCCCGGCCTGCTTGATCAGCCGGGCATCGTTTTTGAACGGCTCCTCGTCGGTCATTTTGCGGACCATCAGGTCGCTGTAGCCGTTGATGACCGAAAGCAGGTTGTTGAAGTCGTGGGCGATCCCCCCCGCCAGGCGCCCGACGGCTTCGAATTTCTGCGCGGTGCGCAGGTGTTCAACGGCCCGGTGGCGGGCCAGTTCGGCGCGGGCGCTCTGCAGGGCCAGGGCGGCGGTGCGGGCGAACAGTTCCACCTCAGCCTGTTCCCGGGCGGTAAAGCCCCCCGGGCGGTTGGCCATGGCCAGGATTCCGAGAGTCTCCTCGCCCACCCGCAGCGGTACGCTTAGAAAAGATTCGATGGGCGGGTGACCTGCGGGCATGGCCGGACTGGAGGTCTGCCCCTCGATAGAGGTGTTTTCCATCACGGGTTTTTCCATGGCGGTGGCGGAGAACATCAGGCAGGTGCAGGGGGGGACCGCGGCGAAGCCCCGGTGCTGGATGGTCGTTTCGACCTTTTCAACAAAACAGTTGATCTTTTCATCGGCGCGGTCCGCTGCCACAATGGCCAGGATCCGCGCCATGTCGCCGTCTTCCAGGTCAAGCAGCATCCCCAGGCGCGCCCCGGTGATTCCGATGCAGCGCTGGAGCAGTTCCTGGGCCATGTTGTTGATGTTGCCGGTCTGCAAGAAAGCCAGGGTCGCCGCGCTGATGGCCTCCGAAAGGTCGTGGCTGCGCTGTTCGTTTTCCAGCGCCAGCCGCTCCTCGGTGAAATCCAGGCAGGTGCCGATGAATCCGCTGTATGCCCCGTTGAGATCTTCAAAGGGCTGACCCAGCGCCAGGATCCAGCGGTAGACCCCATCGCGGCGGCGCAGACGGCATTCCATTTTGAACGGTTGCCGGTTGCGCAGGGCGTCCCGGTAGGTCTGCAGGCATTGCCGGCGCTGGTCGGGATGGATCCCCTCCATCCAGCCGAACCCCTGCTCTTCTTCCCGGCCGCGGCCGGTGAAGCTGAACCAGGCCGGGTTGAAATAATTGACCCTCCCCTCACTGTCGGCCCGCCAGATCATGGTCGGAAATTTTTCGAAAATGGACAGGTAGAAGTCCCTTGATCGCACCAGCTCCCGTTCTGCGGTGAGCCTCTCCAGTTCGGCGGCGGCCCGGGCGCCGAAGATCTGCAGCAGGGCCGTGGCGGCAGCGACTTCCTCGATGGGGCGCGAGTGCATCACGGCGATCTGTCCCCGCACCCGGCCTGCCGAATCGATCAGCGGGACTCCGATATAGCTTTCCACCTCCCATTCCTTGAGCAACTGGATATCGGGGAATTGTTCCCGGACCCCCTCCGGATACACGCACTGTTTGCCCCGGACCGGTTTTTCGCAGGGGGTTCCCGCCCAGGGGACGGAGAAATTTTCGCCAATCCGGCCTTTGGAACAGACTGCGACCGTGTTCACCCGCCCCGGGGCCTGCTCGTCGAGGACCCCGATGATGGCGCGATCGACATGCAGGGTGCGGGCGATGTACTGGGCCAGGGTCTGGAAAAAGTCTTCGCCGTCAACCCTGATGCCCCTGGCGAGGTTGGCCAGCAGTTCGTTCTCGCGTCTGCGGGCAGTGATGTCGGTGAAGGTGATCGCGAATTGCCCTTTTTGCGGGCTGTACGCCAGCACTTCAAAGTGCTTGTCGAGGGCTGGCGAATAGTTTTCGAAGCGCCGGGTCTGGCCGGTCAGGGCCACCTCGCCGAGCTGTTCGAGCCAACTTGCCTCGGCGCCGGGGAGGATTTCCCGGATCCGCCTGCCGATGACCTGCTCCCGGGGGAAGCCGGTGATCCGTTCAAAGGAGGGGTTGATTTCGAGGAACCGGCAGTCGCAGGGCCTGCCGTCGGCATCCAGAATGATTTCGTTCAGCGCAAACCCGGCGAGCATGGTGTCGAACAGGGTCCGGTAGCGGTGCTCGCTTTCGCGCAGGGAGTCTTCCACCTCCTG
This window encodes:
- a CDS encoding response regulator, with the protein product MQNREVEILIVEDSPTQAEQLKQILVSNGYTVSLAGNGREALVVLQENRSTNWLVLSDILMPEMDGYGLCRAIRGDERLKNVPLILLTQLQDPSDVILGLECGANNFLIKPIEEKFLLYKIQQVVANQELRKNARSEMGINVFFAGKNHFVTSDRLQILDLLLSTYEHTYQQKVELTRVRDELRRSNENLETLIEQRTAELKAEIVRRQEVEDSLRESEHRYRTLFDTMLAGFALNEIILDADGRPCDCRFLEINPSFERITGFPREQVIGRRIREILPGAEASWLEQLGEVALTGQTRRFENYSPALDKHFEVLAYSPQKGQFAITFTDITARRRENELLANLARGIRVDGEDFFQTLAQYIARTLHVDRAIIGVLDEQAPGRVNTVAVCSKGRIGENFSVPWAGTPCEKPVRGKQCVYPEGVREQFPDIQLLKEWEVESYIGVPLIDSAGRVRGQIAVMHSRPIEEVAAATALLQIFGARAAAELERLTAERELVRSRDFYLSIFEKFPTMIWRADSEGRVNYFNPAWFSFTGRGREEEQGFGWMEGIHPDQRRQCLQTYRDALRNRQPFKMECRLRRRDGVYRWILALGQPFEDLNGAYSGFIGTCLDFTEERLALENEQRSHDLSEAISAATLAFLQTGNINNMAQELLQRCIGITGARLGMLLDLEDGDMARILAIVAADRADEKINCFVEKVETTIQHRGFAAVPPCTCLMFSATAMEKPVMENTSIEGQTSSPAMPAGHPPIESFLSVPLRVGEETLGILAMANRPGGFTAREQAEVELFARTAALALQSARAELARHRAVEHLRTAQKFEAVGRLAGGIAHDFNNLLSVINGYSDLMVRKMTDEEPFKNDARLIKQAGQRAADLTRQLLAFSRRQVLEPQVIDVNNLIRGLEKILQRLIREDIELIWSLPEQTGCIKADPGQIEQILINLVVNARDAIEDLGKITVKTLNKEFDESCAARHPGLSPGSYVMIAVGDTGKGMSEEEQCHIFEPFYTTKEQGRGTGLGLATVYGILKQSGGYILVESAPGQGSTFKVFLPRTESPETLQRDDPAPEPPGSRKNILVVEDEVEVLNIVSRMLEEYGFAVQKADTPDQALKIFQPRRVDLLITDMVMPTMSGAQLAARLKERDPGLKVLFMSGYGEFHGENLPRSNGEQFFIQKPFSPEKLISLVNRILGSGINGKDAANTEN